ACAGTTGTATACAGTATCTGATAAATCCATAGGGAGACAGATGTATACAGTACCTGGTAAATCCATAGGGAGACAAATGTATACAGTACCAGGTAAATCCAAAGGGAGACAGATGTGTAAAGTACCTGGTAAATCTATAGGGAGACACATGTGTACAGTACCTGGTAAATCCATAGGGAGACAGATGTGTACAGTATCTGGTAAATCCATAGGGAGACAGATGTGTACTGTACCTGGTAAATCCATAGGGAGACAGATGTAAACAATACCTGATAAATCCATAGGGAGACACATGTGTAGAGTAACTGGTAAATCCATAGGGAGACAGATGTATACAGTACCTAGTAAATCCATAGGGAGACAGCGGTGTACAGTACCTGGTAAATCCATAGGGAGCCAGATGTGCACAGTACCTGGTAAATCAGTAGGGAGACAGATGTATACAGTACCTGGTAAATCCATAGAGAGACAGATGTGCACAGTACCTGGTAAATCAGTAGGGAGACAGATGTATACAGTACCTGGTAAATCCATAGAGAGACAGATGTGTACTGCACCTGGTAAATCTATAGGGAGACAGATGTAAACAGTACCTGGTAAATCCATAGGGAGACAGCGGTGTACAGTACCTGGTAAATCCATAGGGAGCCAGATGTGCACAGTACCTGGTAAATCAGTAGGGAGACAGATGTATACAGTACCTGGTAAATCCATAGAGAGACAGATGTGCACAGTACCTGGTAAATCAGTAGGGAGACAGATGTATACAGTACCTGGTAAATCTTTAGGGAGACAGATGTATACAGTACCTGGTAAATCCATAGGGAGACAGATGTATACAGTACCTGGTAAATCCATAGAGAGACAGATATGAACAGTACCTGGTAAATCTATAGGGAGACAGATGTATACAGTACCTGGTAAATCCATAGGGAGAAAGATGTAAACAGTACCTGGTAAATCTTTAGGGAGACAGATGTATACAGTACCTGGTAAATCCATAGGGAGACAAATGTGTACAGTACCTGGTATATCCATAGGGAGACAGATGTATACAGTACTTGGTAAATCCATAAGGAGACAGATGTGTACAATACCTGGTAAATCCATAGGGAGACAGATGAGTGATTTGTTGCCATAAACAGGTCCGTCTGAAGTGTTAGCCAGCAAACACATCCAGTCCGCCTGGAAGGCGTTTGTCGTCCACATCTTACCACCGTTAATCACTAAATCATCTCCCTGTCTGACTGCTTTAGTTTGTATACCTTAACAAAGAGCAAACTGATGACAGAAGGTTTTACACTTTCATTTTTACAACTTTAATACACTCacttaaaaaaacttttaaaattgatttataaatacattCTGGTGTGACATAATCAATTTATTCTATAGAAttctttacaaaaataaatttataattatttgacatattttcgaACAAAATTCCAAGAATCATGGCAAGATTGCAGATGACATGTATTGCACAGCACAGATGGCAGGTTCTTCATGGCTCTTATCAGTACATGTCAAAAATGTACAGTAAGACAATATaccagaaaacaaaacaaaaaaaaaagttcaaaaataaCTGAAAATCTCTACAGGGAAAGCAGGTTAAGCTGAATGGTTTAAATGCTAATGTACATCTATAAATCCTTTGATAACAtactataaaataaattgtGATATCATACATTAATgtgatttaaaatgattttttatgacaTCACATTCACCAAAAAGTGAGACTAGCTGGCGGTAAATTATTCTTTACCTACATTGTTTATGTATCTTAAACCCCTCATATTGGTAGGCTAGAGTGTACCATGCTGACAGCTGAAGACTCAAGATAttccatatgtacatgtatcaatgatACTTACTTGCTACATCTGAACCAGAACCGACCTCACTAACTCCAAGACACGCTACTCGATCACCTGCCACCGAAGGTGCTAGGAATTCTCTCTTTAGCTCATCACTTCCAAATCTAAAGAAAGAAATCCacagtaatgaaataatgaaatatggcatacatgtataaggataTCATAAGCTTCTAATGAAATGGTATTACATCAAtttaatttgtacatacatatagtaTTTCCTATCACAAGGCTGATGTAAGATTGTTTATCTTGCCTCCTGAGGGGGGAAACTGTGATAAATCTCATTGTCTGGACAATTCAGCTTAAAATTCAGAGATACATATCACGATACCTCACCTACGATCCGATACATATCACCATAACTCACCTATGATCCGATACATATCACGATACCTCACCTACGATCTGATACATATCACGATACCTCACCTACAATCTGATATATCACAATACCTCACCTACGATCTGATACATATCACGATACCTCACCTACGATCTGATACATATCAGGATACCTCACCTACGATCTGATATATCACAATACCTCACCTACGATCTGATACATATCACGATACCTCACCTACGATCCGATACATATCACGATACCTCACCTACGATCCGATACATATCAAGATACCTCACCTACGATCCGATACATATCACGATACCTCACCTACAAtctgatacatatcatgatacCTCACCTACAATCTGATACATATCAAGATACCTCACCTACAATCTGATATATCACAATACCTCACCTACGATCTGATACATATCACGATACCTCACCTACGATCTGATACATATCACCATAACTCACCTACGATCCGATACATATCACGATACCTCACCTACGATCTGATACATATCAGGATACCTCACCTACGATCTGATATATCACAATACCTCACCTACGATCTGATACATATCACGATACCTCACCTACAATCCGATACGTATCACGATACCTCACCTACAAtctgatacatatcatgatatCTCACCTATGATCtgatacatatcacaatacctCATCTACGATCTGATACATATCACGATACCTCACCTACGATCTGATACATATCAAGATACCTCACCTACAATCTGATACATATCAAGATACCTCACCTTTGATCTGATACATATCAAGatactttatttatataaatggtATTGCCAAAACAATGAACTACTTTAATGGGTGtgatctaaaaaaaaataaacaccaaCTAATTTTAACAGAGATAGTTCTATATTGTCACAGATTAGAAATTCTTCTTAAGGAAAATAAGTCTGTCCACAGTGTTAGGACATAAAGCACTCCTGGTAACAGTCACTATATGTCACCAGCAGTGCTTGTGGTGAAATCTAATCATCCCACTCAGCCGTATCTGCCATGCATTTAAACACATTTCGCACTGATTATGTAATCTCATATTTGATTGGCTAACCACGTTTACATTCATTGCGAAACGACCAATCAAATGCTACCTAACACATTGCTCGTATTCCCAGAAACGAAACTCACAACAACTTTCATTTTCAGAATTTCGatctatttaaaaaaagtttagtTTAATGGATTTTGATGTAACAATATAGGATTGCTATTTGTTTTTCACAACAACATAGGGGATTGATACCGTATCATAATTTGCTTCTGTGGACCGATACTTGTATGGTGTTGAAGTATACTGCAATTCACCGATGCATCAGTGTATCATCCCTGCCCTAGTAACTAAAAATCTTCATCAAGGGAGTACAATTCTTATAAATGTTGCCTTTGTAttccaaattttcaaataaaggaACTGGAAATATAGGTCAACCCTACCTTACGAAGAGCACATGATACATCATTCACTTTACCTAGCTAGTGCCGGAGTAGCCATGTCGGTCTGTACGCCTACAGCCATGGGTATACCGCCACAGTTGATGGAGCCCAGCTCCTCTGCTACAGCGACACTGTATGTATAATCCAGCCCCAATCCGCCATATTCTGTCAAGAAAAATGTTTCCTGAATATGATTCATGCTGTCCTGTTCAGCTACAAATGTAAAATGgtcaatcaaataaaatataccatgaagttgattttcattttttaccgGTAGATATTCAACGATAGTCAAATTTGTTATATTACCAAACACAGCATACCAGTCAAGTGGtttataaacttttaaaagaaCTTCAATTTGCATTGCCTCTCTTTCTACACAATGTAATTTAAATTGCTTTCACAATACCTTTCACAATTCCTGTCAGATTGGCAACACCCATTAAAAATACCTGTTGGTTTGGTAACGCCGAGCAGGCCAGCATCTCCCAGAGTTTTGAAAATCTCTTTTGCTGGAAACTGTTCTTCTGCCTCCCACTGATCAACATTTGGATTGATGTCCTTATCAATAATCTGGAACAATAGAGattaaaataacatgtaatgtTGTCTGACGTCTAATCAATGATCATGAATTCAGCCATGCGAGTTTAATGTGCAGAACCATTGTACCCCTTTTtagcaattaattaattacatttgtacCTTTGACAATGTCCTTATACTATAGACATCTCAACCCTCGATCATtttcctatatacatgtactttagaAAATATGATCATATTAAAGTTAATCAAATCATTCAAATGCACAAACAATCAAGAGGCCCAGACGGCCTgcatcgctcacctggttattgtaataccaAAATGccagtaatgttctgaatacaggatcattgtttcttttctgaaggaatttaaagatttacctctataatttccctattgggacccaTGTTTCTGGCTAAGTTTGGTGACATTCCATGCAGCTATGACTATAactgtcttacgatatttatggcATGACTGTATGACATGGTTGGAcaggccagttatgtgataaaaactctttattcttattttgaaatccgtcaacttatgacacaaaatcttaaaaaaaactgATGTTGTTAATATGGGTGTCCCGTTTTAGATCTGAATTAATGGTGACACCCAAGTTTTTCGCCTcagtcacatatatatatatgttctagTTCTTGACCGCATGAACATGAAGTACATATGGGTTGACACCCCCAGGTTCCCTCCACAATCAAACGACATTTTGATACCTAGCAATTGTTCAGCCATAGTTAGGCCTATATCGGCATAATGTGGCTTCTATAAAATAGGGTCAGTCTAATTATAACTTCAGTTGTTTACAGCTAGTTTAGTCCAGCAGGTCGAACTTTGGACCAATGTGGACCGACAAAAGTTACACAACACACCTTTTTTAGCGATTCCTTCATCTGTATGTGTTCAGTAGTGTATATCGATTCCCTATTACCCGCAGCTGCAGACATGAGTCTGTTTTGTTGCCAtagttctgatttcagaacaccGGACAATCTGCGTAACTTAGAAATAGATAGCATACGCATATTTTCTTTCCAGTTTCACTTTGCATCAAACCTTTGTTTACGTCTTACGGAGCCAATATTCTCTGctatttgattgg
This genomic window from Argopecten irradians isolate NY chromosome 4, Ai_NY, whole genome shotgun sequence contains:
- the LOC138320437 gene encoding probable acyl-CoA dehydrogenase 6 — translated: MRMLSISKLRRLSGVLKSELWQQNRLMSAAAGNRESIYTTEHIQMKESLKKIIDKDINPNVDQWEAEEQFPAKEIFKTLGDAGLLGVTKPTEYGGLGLDYTYSVAVAEELGSINCGGIPMAVGVQTDMATPALARFGSDELKREFLAPSVAGDRVACLGVSEVGSGSDVASIQTKAVRQGDDLVINGGKMWTTNAFQADWMCLLANTSDGPVYGNKSLICLPMDLPGVKLARKIDKMGMRSSDTGQVFLEDVRVPAKYIIGEEGMGFTYQMIQFQEERLWAAAAAVLPLEKCIELTVEYTRQRKAFGQPLLNNQVVHFRLAELATEVEALRSMLYRAVSQYVDGNDVTMLASMCKLKTGRLAREVTDSCLQYWGGMGFTNEVLISRFFRDFRLVSIGGGADEVMLSIICKYMDTLPKPPGKSK